The Hymenobacter tibetensis genome contains the following window.
CATCGAGGTGACCTGGCACCAAAAAGAGGACCCATCGGTGCGTACCAGGCAGGTTTCCAACGTGAAGTGGGGCAGCTTGTGGGCCCAGAGCCGCTGCTGCAGAAAGTGCCAGTCGTCGCGGTAGTCGGGGTGGGCAAACTCCTTGATTTGATGGCCGACTACTTCCTCCGGGCTAGCACAGCCGAGCATGTCCAGCACCGCTTGGTTAGCTTGCCGGATCACGAGGTCCGAGGCGATGATTTTCTGCCCAAAGGGGGCGTTCTCAAAGATGGTCCGGAACCGGACTTGGCTTTCCTGGTAGCGGTCGGTCAGCGCCTGGTGCTCCGCCTTGTCAATACGGTCAGCCTCCAGCCGTTCTAGTTTCGCCCGCACCGCGCGTAACTCCGTTTCGAGAGCGTGATACCCGTCAGCTGATTTCATAGCGGGGTATACGGGCCAAGCGCCGAAAGAGAGAAGCGGCAAAGGGAAGAAAGTGGGCGGTACGGGTGCTACATGTGCCGCTTTTTCGCGTAACGACGACCAGGAATGGTTTAGCAGTTTACGTACTTTTATTTCCGGTTGCTATCAAAGGCTATCCCGCACATGGAGAAGATACAGCTTGCCGCTTAGGGAGACGACCACGGCCCCGGCCGAGACCCGCGCACTAACCACTGCACCCGGTCCTCAAGTATCTGCTGGCCCAGGGCAACCGCCCGGCCCAGTGGTGGCAGGAGGATGGGTGGCGGTCAGACCCAAGAGGTGAACTGCATTACCTCTACCAACCCCATCAACGCAGCCCAGCGGCGTGAGCAGTTTGCTTTCCCTCTTCAATTCAGCTACAAGAAGATGGGTCTACTCAGGATAGTCTGAATCGGGTACATATCAGCCACGCCCGAAAGCAGCAACCCTTACGCATTACTATCCTCGTGGCATAAAGCAAAATGCTACCTAAATCAATAAGATAAAAGGCTTTCTCAAGCAATTGTCATTTCACAAGGGGTGGCCTAGAGTATGCTATCCTTATGGTGCCCCAAGTTGTATCATGCCTGCTGCACTCCACGAGGCCACTCAGGCAGGTTGCTTGAATACGGATAAAGTTCGTTTAGCTTTTAAGCTAGCTTGGGGTGCTGGTGCTCAGGTAGTAAATTAATTGGAGGTTCATTCTTTTTGCCAGCTCTTTCACCGAGTTGCTCGTCGAGAAGCGTATACTCTCCTGACGTCTACCAAGAAGCCATGGCCCTACTCGGTCAAACGAAGTCCGTTAGATGTGTAAATGCTCGCGTTTCACGCAACGCGTACGTCGTCGTGTCGTAAGAAAGCTCACAAAAGAAATTGGCCAGCTGGTAAAGCCCCACTGCGCGGTGAGTTTCCCAACGGTAGGCCAGCAGCGTGCCTTCGGCAAACAGTAGAGCCGCTTGTTGGGGCAAGGGCCAGGCGCGAAAGCACTCCAGGGAGATGGTAGCGGGCAAAGCAGCAGACCTCATGGGTGGCGGCTTATGGCAACCGTGAAGGCCACGGCCTCGTCAAGCGATTGGGCTTGGGGGAGGCCAGCGCTGATGCCGGCCAGCGTCTGCTGCAGCACTTGCTGCACGCGTGCTGAAGCTCCGCACAGGATCATAGGAATACCTCGCCGACGCAGCCGTAGCTGACACGACCACAGCAGCCACACCGCCGTGGGGGAAAGCGTATCGAGCAGGCGACAATCCACCCACACGGCGGGTCGGCCGCTACGACAGGCTTGCTCGAGGTGATCAGCCAGTTCGGTTTCGGTAGTAGCACCCGCATCGGGCGCCAGGGCCAGCAAGTAGCCGGTTGGCAGAGCTTCGTGATAAACGACCATGGAAAAAGCGCTAGGAAACGAAGAAAGAAACAACGCTTCAAAGGTCGGTCAAGCCGGTATGCCTCACGTCCGGGTTTATACCCCATTTGCCTGGCAATCAACTACTGAAATGTAGTGCGCATTATCCGCAGGCCGCACTTGCACGACGACTCGTGCTGATCGCTGCGCGAAGGAGCCGTTTTGTTCACGCAGTGTCAGTCAGTCGGCGTCCGCAACCGAGGGGCTCGTTGCTGCTACTACTGTTTGTATAGCGCGCAGCGCCTTCGGTAAGCACGGTATTGCACTGCCATAACCCCATAATTATGGGTCGCAACCTAGTTACTAGCCTAGACAGCGCATCAGAGGGAGGAGCAAGGCTAGTTGAGGCCCTACTGCTACTCCTTCCTGATTATGGCGACAACTCTTGCTATCCCTAACAACAACACGACCCCAACCAAACGCCCCGGGGCTTTGCTTCCATGGATGCGACCACACAGCGCCGGATTGCGAGCGAAGGCGGGAAAGCCTCTCATCAGAGTGGCCGTGGCCACCAGTGGACGAAAGAAGAAGCCCGGGCGGCGGGCCGCAAGGGTGGACAAGCGAGTCGGAGCCGCATTGCCCAATCCTAAGACGGAACCTGATCTTTGCTAGGGGCTAAAAAGGTGGTTCCTTTTGAGCCATAAGCAGGCTCTTCCCCGGCGGGCAGCCGCATTGCTACGACACAACAGAACACAAATCCGGTAAGAGGAATTGCGCTGTCAACAGCAGACCGTACGCTTACAGAAAGCACTCGTTTCTCGTCGCAGAAAAAGTCAGTGACTGCGAACCAGCAGAGCCGGAATAAGCGGCAGGTTAGGGCAGGCCGCGAACGAATAGGCGGATATACGTAGGTAGATGTACCCGGTATTTTGTGGCTCTACGGACACGATTTACGTGTTTTCCAAGCAGCTAAGGCCTCTAAGCGAGTCGCATAGCAGGTAGCGCTGCGATGGTCGTAGCGTATTCCACCAACCCGTTTTCCGCGTATGTTTTACCATGACAAAGAACTACAATACACCGTCCGGGTGGACCGGCCGAACCCAGCGTTTGCCCGGATGCTGCAGCAAGCCATTGGCGGCATCGAAGGCGAGATTCGCGTCTGTTTACACTATCTGTTTCAGGCCTGGGGCACCCGCGGCCCGGTGAAGTATCGCGACATGCTGCTGGAAACGGGCACCGAAGAAATGGCGCATATTGAAATGCTGGCCACGGCCGTGGCCCTCAACCTGGAGGGGGCACCCACCAGCCTCAAAGACGAACTGGCCCAGGACAAAATAGTGGGCGCCGTCATGGGGGGCATGGATCCACGCCACTTCCTTTCCGCGGGCCTAGCGGCGATGGCCGTGGATGCCAACGGGGTGCCCTTCAATGGCTTTTGGGTGGTGGGCAGTGGCAACACCGCCGCCGATATGTACGCCAACGTCATGGCGGAAAGCACTGGTCGCGTGCTGGCCACGCGCTTGTGGGAAATGACCGACGACCCCGGCATGAAAGACATGCTTTCCTTCCTGATTGCCCGCGACAGTATGCACCAGAACCAGTGGCTGGCCGTACTCGAAGAGTTGGGCGGCGTGCAGGGCGTACATCCTATTCCGAACTCGTTTCCGCAAAGCCAGGAAGTGCAGCAGTTCAGCTACGCTTTCGTGGGTACCAGCGTCAACGACCTGGGTACGCCGAACGGCCGCTGGACACAGGAGCCGTCCATCGATGACAAAGGCGAGTTCCACGTAGTAAAAGCGCAACCGCTAGGGGGAGAACCCAAGCTAGCGCCACCGGTACCCGAAGGCGACGCGCAAGTGGAGCAAATGACGCTGACCGATACCATCATGGGCAACATCAAAGACACGATGGGCCTCTAGCCAAAGAGGTGTTCTACATGCCACGCTGCTGGGTACAGCAATCGCAGCAAGTCGTTTAACGAAAACCCTCATCTAAGCTCCACTCCACCGACCTGTTTGTTTCGACAGGCCGGTGGAGTGGAGCTTAGATGAGGGTTTTCGTTGATAATCGTGATGCAACCGATAGAAGCAGACGCATCAATAGCAAGCCGTAGGACGGCAGTTTTGCGTTGGTAGCCCTCTTGCGCTTGACAGATTGAAGAGTCGTGCCATACCCCTGACTGCTCTCCTCACGTTGGACTTGGTCATTTTGGTAGCGTGCGCCATTGCAGACTTGGGGTAGGAATAAGCAACGAGTGCGTCCCTTATGCAAGGACCTCTTCTTTGGGTTGGGCCAAGAGGCAGGCGATAACCACGTCTTAAGTCCCCAGGCCATTGCAACTTACCAGACTGAAGCTGGGCGGCGCAACCACCTGCCCATGGCTAGCCAAGACACCAGTGGGCCACTGCTTAGACGGCCGTTTCACCTCAGCCAGCCCTTAACGAGCGCCGTTTTTATTAGCGCAGCAGTATTTTTGGCGCCGGTTTTTTCCATGATATTCTGCCGGTGGGTTTCCACCGTGCGGGGGCTGGTAAACAGTCTGTCAGCAATCTGGGCAGTGGTCAGCCCATCGGCTACCAACTGCAAGATTTCCTGCTCCCGCGTTGTGAGGCCGCTCACGGGCTGGGTAATAACTTCCGGTACTCCAGTCAGGACCTTCTCGAGCATCGAAAGTCCTAGCTCGGAGCATAAAAACCGCTTGCCGGCGGCCACGGCCCGCACGGCCACTACAATCTCGTCGTGGCCCGCGTTTTTGAGCACATAGCCCTGGGCCCCGGCTGCCAGTACCTGCCCGATGGCGCGTTCGTGGTCGGCCATCGAGAGAATCAGTACCCGCACAGTCGGGAACTCGGCGCGCAGCCGCTGGGTGGTAGCTAAGCCGTCGAGCCCCGGCATGTGCAGGTCCAGTAGCACGACGTCGCAGGGCGTGGTGGGCAATTGGGCCAGCAGCAACTCGCCGGTTTCAGCTTCCCCGACCACATGTAGGTCGGTTTGCTGCTGAAAGAGCGTACGTAGGCCGTCGCGCAGGATGGTGTGGTCATCGACGAGAAATAAGCGGATCATGAGGTAGAAGGATTAGGTAGGGGAATCCGGATCCGTACAAAGGCTCCGCCAGCCGGGACGGAGCCGGTTTCCAACTGGCCTCCGAGCAGAGCCACCCGGTCGCGTATGCTGCGTAGCCCCAATCCAGCGGCCGTCGTCTTCGCGCCAAACCCGGGGCCGTTGTCTTCGGCTCGCAGCAGCACCCAGCCCGGCATCGTTTCCAACTCCAAGTTGGCTTCCGTAGCGCCCTGGGCATGCTTGCTGATGTTGAGGGCCAACTCCTGAGCCATGCGGTAGAGGGCCAATTGCAGGGTCGGCGAAAGAGCAGAGGCCTCTTCATCGAGCAGCACGTGACAGGTAAAGCGCAAGTGCGGCGTGCTCATCTTGCGGCCGATGTCTCGTAGCGCCACGGGCAAGCCAAACTGCTCCAGCGTCAGCGGCACCAACTCGTGGGAAAGGACGCGTGTTTGCCGAATGGCCTCGTTCAACAGCTGGTCAGCCTCGTGGCGGGCGGCCACCAGGGTCGGCAGCGTATGCAGCACGGGGGCGTGCAATTGGTCGAGGCGCAGCTTGGTGGCGAATAGGATCTGGCCGATGCCATTGTGCAAGCTCTCGGCCATGCGTCGGCGCTCGGTTTCCTGCGCTGCCTGCACCGCCTCGAATAAGGCTTGCTGTTGAGTTAGGCGCAGGCGCAGGTTGTCGGCTTCCAGGCGTTGCAACTCACTGAGGTCCAAGTCCACGCCCAGCACCCGCACAGGCTGACCCGCCGCGTTGTGGAGCACCACGGACTTGATACGCACGGTTTTCACTTGCCCGTCCACACGCAGGCGCAACGTGTCCTCAAAGGAACCGTCGCCCGTTTGCACGCGGTGCACCAAGTCCTCCGCCCGTACCCGGTCTTCGTCTACTACGTAGTCGAGGTAGATGTTGGGGCGGACTGGCTGACCCAGAGGCAAACCGAACAGCTGATACAGGCCATCGGACCACCGAAACTCCTGGCTCAGCAGGTCGTAGTCCCAACTACCCAGGCCGGCCACGGCTTCGGCTTGTTCTAGCAGGCGCAGGGTACGGGCGCGCTCTTGCTCGGCGGTTTTGCGGGCCGTGATGACTTCCGATGTCAGCACCAGCAGGCCGTCCTGGCGCACCATAATGTGGCGAAACCAGTGCTGCATGCCTTCGCCCTCGTACCACTGCTCGAAATCGGCTGGCTCGCCGGTGGTGGCCACGTGCAGCAGCCGGGCCAGGATGCCGTGGGGCACCGTTTGCGGAAACAGGGCCGTGAAGCGCTGCCCCACCAGGTCGTCGCGGCCCACCACTTGCTGGTTGAAGGCGTTGAAAATCAAAATCTCAAAATCCTCGGCCTGCCCCGCCGCGTCGTGCAGCAGGCGCATAACAACAATGGCGGTGGGCGAGGCGTCGAACACGGCTTGCAGCAGGCGGCGGTTTTGCTGCAGTTCCCGGGTGCGCGCGGCCACTTGTTGTTCCAACTCGGCGCGGTGCCGCTCCTCGGTGTGGCGCACATCCTGCTCGGCCAGCTTGCGGGCGTGGATGTCCGTGGCGGCCCCGTACCAGGCCGTGACCGTGCCGTGCTCGCTTAGCAGGGGCAGGGCCTGTACCTGAAACCAGCGGTACTCTCCCTGCGCCGAGCGGATGCGGTACTCTTGCACCAGCGGCTGGCCGCTGACCACGGCCGTGTGGTAGCGGTGACTTGATTCAGCTCGGTCATCGGGGTGAAGGGCATCCGTCCAGCCGTAGCGGGCGGCTTCGGCGGGCGTCTGGCCCGTGTATTCGTACCAGCGCTGGTTGTACCAGGTGGTGTCGCTGTCGGGGGTGCTGCGCCAGAGCAAGTCAGGCACCAGGTTGGCCACGGCGCGAAACCGCGCTTCCGATTCGCGCAGGGCTTCGTCGGCGCGGGCGCGTTCCAGGGCCGCCCAGGTGCGCTCGGTCGCTTCTTCGAGCAGGGCCACCTCGCCCGGGGTCCAGTGCCGCACCTCCGCCGACAGGGCGACGATGGCCCACTGCGGCCCGGCGTCCCCGCGGCGCAGCGTGGCGGCGACGAGGGCCCGCAGGCCCAGGGCCCCCAGGTTCTGCCGGTCCGTGTCGGAAAGGCCGGCGGTGTGGGCTAGGTCGTCGATGCGCAACGTCCGGTCAGAGGCCACGCGCAGGGCGTCGGGAAAATCCGACAAGCGCACCTCGGCGGGCAGGGACGGGATGCGGTGGTTGCCTACCTGATGGGGAAAAAGGCCGCGGTCCTGGGCCAGGTCATAAAGGCCGATGTAACAACGGTCGAGCCGCAGCTGCTTCCCGAGCATTTCGAGCGCCCGGTCCGCTACGTTGGGGGCACTCATTTCCGCCCGTAGGGTATCAGAAAACCGCAGCAGGAACGCTTGCTGCTGTTCCTGCTGCTTGCGGGCGGTGATGTCAGTGAACACCGCGGCGACGAACGGGCTGCCCGGGCCGCCGCCGCGCGAATACTGGACGGTAAACCATTGTTTTGCGTCGGCATTGTACCCCTCCACTCGTTCGGGAACACCCGTTTGCTGCACGCGGGTC
Protein-coding sequences here:
- a CDS encoding STAS domain-containing protein, which produces MVVYHEALPTGYLLALAPDAGATTETELADHLEQACRSGRPAVWVDCRLLDTLSPTAVWLLWSCQLRLRRRGIPMILCGASARVQQVLQQTLAGISAGLPQAQSLDEAVAFTVAISRHP
- a CDS encoding manganese catalase family protein, with translation MFYHDKELQYTVRVDRPNPAFARMLQQAIGGIEGEIRVCLHYLFQAWGTRGPVKYRDMLLETGTEEMAHIEMLATAVALNLEGAPTSLKDELAQDKIVGAVMGGMDPRHFLSAGLAAMAVDANGVPFNGFWVVGSGNTAADMYANVMAESTGRVLATRLWEMTDDPGMKDMLSFLIARDSMHQNQWLAVLEELGGVQGVHPIPNSFPQSQEVQQFSYAFVGTSVNDLGTPNGRWTQEPSIDDKGEFHVVKAQPLGGEPKLAPPVPEGDAQVEQMTLTDTIMGNIKDTMGL
- a CDS encoding response regulator, which produces MIRLFLVDDHTILRDGLRTLFQQQTDLHVVGEAETGELLLAQLPTTPCDVVLLDLHMPGLDGLATTQRLRAEFPTVRVLILSMADHERAIGQVLAAGAQGYVLKNAGHDEIVVAVRAVAAGKRFLCSELGLSMLEKVLTGVPEVITQPVSGLTTREQEILQLVADGLTTAQIADRLFTSPRTVETHRQNIMEKTGAKNTAALIKTALVKGWLR
- a CDS encoding PAS domain S-box protein; protein product: MNSTPHTPPDPSLQAALRAAEELLDTLPWGVLVVDEQRIVQRVNPLAARWCGTVPDALLGRALAEADLSPVVLTTLLQLLEPGAEAPREVWLPQSEQWIALSSTRRSAGWVIHGQDITPQKRREQQYQALAENTPDVLTRWGPDLRLRYANAAFADKTGVPLAELRGRTNREMGQPEAIAGPYMAALQRVFDTGQPQEHFNSFPTPHGEVYYSRLVPELRDGQVETVLGIARDITELKQAEAVVLRRVAAADAFRLQLADALGPLADPAAIQEAATRLTRQHFGADHCYYCELADGQGLIRHDAAADGRPSLAGTYALADFALLRAAIEAGQPLVVADVRTAQDVDEGQRQLCLRLQLLSYLNVPVLQNGQPAGVFSLMQSGPRQWTPDEVSLAWEVAERTWAAVERTRAEEALARSEEKYRTLFETMDQGYCLMELVLGERGQVVDIIYRDVNAAFEQQVGFGNVVGKRASEVFPRIEQQWVEGLTRVQQTGVPERVEGYNADAKQWFTVQYSRGGGPGSPFVAAVFTDITARKQQEQQQAFLLRFSDTLRAEMSAPNVADRALEMLGKQLRLDRCYIGLYDLAQDRGLFPHQVGNHRIPSLPAEVRLSDFPDALRVASDRTLRIDDLAHTAGLSDTDRQNLGALGLRALVAATLRRGDAGPQWAIVALSAEVRHWTPGEVALLEEATERTWAALERARADEALRESEARFRAVANLVPDLLWRSTPDSDTTWYNQRWYEYTGQTPAEAARYGWTDALHPDDRAESSHRYHTAVVSGQPLVQEYRIRSAQGEYRWFQVQALPLLSEHGTVTAWYGAATDIHARKLAEQDVRHTEERHRAELEQQVAARTRELQQNRRLLQAVFDASPTAIVVMRLLHDAAGQAEDFEILIFNAFNQQVVGRDDLVGQRFTALFPQTVPHGILARLLHVATTGEPADFEQWYEGEGMQHWFRHIMVRQDGLLVLTSEVITARKTAEQERARTLRLLEQAEAVAGLGSWDYDLLSQEFRWSDGLYQLFGLPLGQPVRPNIYLDYVVDEDRVRAEDLVHRVQTGDGSFEDTLRLRVDGQVKTVRIKSVVLHNAAGQPVRVLGVDLDLSELQRLEADNLRLRLTQQQALFEAVQAAQETERRRMAESLHNGIGQILFATKLRLDQLHAPVLHTLPTLVAARHEADQLLNEAIRQTRVLSHELVPLTLEQFGLPVALRDIGRKMSTPHLRFTCHVLLDEEASALSPTLQLALYRMAQELALNISKHAQGATEANLELETMPGWVLLRAEDNGPGFGAKTTAAGLGLRSIRDRVALLGGQLETGSVPAGGAFVRIRIPLPNPSTS